In Drosophila bipectinata strain 14024-0381.07 chromosome 2R, DbipHiC1v2, whole genome shotgun sequence, one genomic interval encodes:
- the LOC108118788 gene encoding uncharacterized protein, with protein sequence MKSALSLATLLMILALACAYSSSSSSSSSSPKVCLLDNCNWSSTTNSCGKYGKSNLCTRFKNSCRMRYESCVGSTSYTAVSLSQCSGISVGARGTCGGSSSSSSSSSSNVVPIIIRRG encoded by the coding sequence ATGAAAAGTGCTCTAAGTTTGGCGACACTCCTGATGATCCTGGCCCTGGCCTGTGCCTATTCTTCATCATCCTCGTCTTCCAGCAGCTCACCTAAGGTCTGTCTGCTCGATAACTGCAACTGGAGCTCAACCACAAACAGCTGTGGCAAATACGGAAAATCGAACCTATGCACCCGCTTTAAGAACAGCTGCAGGATGCGTTACGAGTCCTGTGTGGGCTCTACCTCATACACCGCGGTCAGCTTGTCCCAGTGCTCGGGAATCAGTGTGGGAGCACGTGGAACCTGCGGTGGAtcctcgtcgtcctcgtcctcatcATCGTCAAACGTGGTGCCAATTATTATACGTCGCGGTTGA
- the LOC108118723 gene encoding uncharacterized protein encodes MKASLIVSGLLVVIFVVTVSSQNSLENDEGSQSCRRKIQKNCTSSTKSCGRLGKANICTSFENDCQRQMNNCGSAASTKFYRKVHSNLCRGLPKNTPRPCGSGSKSVTNKSIE; translated from the exons ATGAAAGCATCATTGATCGTGAGTGGACTCCTGGTTGTGATTTTTGTCGTTACGGTTTCATCCCAAAACAGCCTTGAGAACGATGAGGG ATCCCAAAGTTGTAGGCGCaagattcaaaaaaattgtacgTCTTCCACCAAGTCCTGTGGCCGCCTCGGAAAGGCCAACATCTGTACTTCCTTTGAGAACGATTGTCAGCGTCAGATGAATAATTGCGGTAGTGCCGCCTCAACAAAGT tttacCGCAAAGTGCATTCTAATCTCTGCCGAGGCCTACCAAAAAATACTCCTAGACCTTGTGGCAGTGGTTCCAAATCTGTAACCAACAAATCT atcGAATAG